The Halichoerus grypus chromosome 14, mHalGry1.hap1.1, whole genome shotgun sequence genome contains a region encoding:
- the LOC118550600 gene encoding LOW QUALITY PROTEIN: uncharacterized protein LOC118550600 (The sequence of the model RefSeq protein was modified relative to this genomic sequence to represent the inferred CDS: deleted 1 base in 1 codon): protein MNIVQGSMSFEDVIVEFTQDEWQYMSPAQRTLYRDVMLENYSHLISVGYCTTKPEMIFKLEQGEEPWSLEEEFLNQRYPGYFSVDILIEGNQEKQAKPLWQVIFTDNKTLSKEGQKVLEKPFTLDIIPNSFGKMPCKCDSCRMNLPVVSELIICDRNYSRKKADYMNVCKKLQLDIKHEKTHTGEKSYGYNKNMKSLNNRKDHQKLQSLEQSFECNKFRKVLHDKTHCVIGEESYKDDEFRKNFDKATLLNYVRTGTREKCFDLNECGKSCDKTTTVKYDKVHMAMTNSEYNENGNNFSRVLPLTQSQRTVKEQGAFASNKCEEKLSQSSTHIVQKKTQIRDEFCAYNGCINAFYQKLDLIVCQRTHTEEELYQCDKYGRSFHQNSALSVHHQQSETGEKSFECNECRKSFYQKGQLIHHLRTHSEEKPEECEECGESFCSSSHPIHYTGTDMRVSLCECNKCGKTFCQKSNIHENLTIHTKDYDNSGCGKSYKKSALIVHQRTHTGMKLCQSNIYGKTFSKMGHLKEHQRIHTGEKSYKCIECGKTFSKTSHLRAHQRIHTGEKPYKCTECGKTFSHKTHLSAHQRVHTGEKPYECNRCGKTFADNSTLRAHQRIHTGEKPYECNECGRSFAHISVLRAHQRIHTGEKPYECNDCGRSFAHNSALRAHQRIHTGEKPYECSDCEKTFAHNSALRVHQRIHTGEKPYECNECMKTFAHNSALRAHQKIHTGEKLYECNECRKTFSQKTHLSTHQRIHTGEKPYECSECGKTFSQKSYLSGHERIHKGEKPYKCNECGKTFVYKAALIVHQRIHTGEKPYECSECGKTFSQRTHLCAHQRIHTGEKPYECKECGKTFADNSALRAHQRIHTGEKPYECNQCGKTFSKTSHLRAHLRTQTGEKPYECNECGKTFSQKSYVIAHQRIHTGEKPYECNICGKPFAHNSTLRVHQRTHTGVKSYECNECGKTFSQKSHLSAHQRIHTGEKPYECNECGKAFAQNSTLRVHQRIHQERNPMNVMNAGKLLSVRQLLEYITPECTPERKPLHVVNLGSPKGTHTLIDNTQ from the exons gatATTTCAGTGTTGATATTCTCATTGAGGGAAACCAGGAAAAACAAGCGAAACCTCTGTGGCAAGTAATATTCACTGATAACAAAACACTGAGTAAAGAAGGGCAGAAAGTTTTAGAAAAACCATTTACTCTGGATATAATTCCAAATTCTTTTGGGAAAATGCCCTGTAAATGTGACTCATGTAGAATGAATTTGCCAGTTGTTTCTGAATTAATTATTTGTGATAGAAACTATTCAAGAAAGAAGGCTGATTACATGAATGTATGCAAAAAGTTGCAGCTTGATATTAAACATGAGAAaactcatactggagagaaatcttatggttataataaaaacatgaaatctctCAATAATAGGAAAGATCATCAGAAACTTCAAAGCCTGGAGCAGTCTTTTGAATGTAATAAATTTAGGAAAGTTTTACATGATAAGACTCACTGTGTTATAGGAGAGGAATCCTATAAGGATGATGAATTTAGGAAAAACTTTGATAAAGCAACTTTATTGAACTATGTGAGAACTGGCACAAGAGAGAAATGCTTTGATCttaatgaatgtgggaaatcctgTGACAAAACCACCACTGTGAAATATGATAAAGTTCATATGGCTATGACAAACTCTGAATATAATGAAAATGGGAATAACTTCAGCAGGGTCTTACCTCTCACTCAGTCTCAGAGAACTGTTAAAGAACAGGGTGCTTTTGCAAGCaataaatgtgaagaaaagtTGAGCCAGAGCTCAACCCATATAGtacaaaaaaagacacaaattagaGATGAATTTTGTGCATATAATGGATGTATTAATGCCTTCTACCAGAAATTAGACCTTATAGTATGTCAGAGAACTCACACAGAAGAGGAACTCTACCAGTGTGATAAATATGGGAGGTCCTTCCATCAAAACTCAGCCCTCAGTGTACATCATCAGCAAAGTGAAACTGGAGAGAAGTCATTTGAATGTAATGAATGCAGGAAATCCTTTTACCAGAAAGGACAACTCATTCATCATCTGAGGACCCATTCAGAGGAGAAACCTGAGGAATGTGAGGAATGTGGGGAATCTTTTTGTTCAAGTTCACATCCTATTCATTATACTGGAACTGATATGAGGGTCAGTCTCTGTGAATGTAATAAATGTGGGAAAACTTTCTGTCAAAAGTCAAACATCCATGAAAATCTGACAATTCACACAAAGGATTATGATAACAGTGGATGTGGGAAATCTTACAAGAAGTCTGCGCTCATAGTACACCAGAGAACACACACAGGAATGAAACTCTGTCAAAGTAACATATATGGGAAAACATTCTCCAAGATGGGACATCTCAaagaacatcagagaattcacacagggGAGAAATCCTACAAATGTATTGAATGTGGGAAAACTTTCTCTAAGACATCACATCTCAGAgcacatcagagaattcacacaggCGAAAAACCCTACAAATGTACTGAATGTGGGAAAACTTTCTCTCACAAGACACACCTTAGTGCACATCAGAGAGTCCATACtggggagaaaccctatgaatgtaacaGATGTGGGAAAACTTTTGCTGATAATTCAACCCTCAGAgcacatcagagaattcacacaggggagaaaccctatgaatgtaatgaatgtgggaggTCCTTTGCCCATATATCTGTTCTCCGAgcacatcagagaattcatacaggtgagaaaccctatgaatgtaatgaCTGTGGGAGATCTTTTGCCCATAATTCAGCCCTTAGAgcacatcagagaattcacacagggGAGAAACCCTATGAGTGTAGTGACTGTGAAAAAACCTTTGCCCATAATTCAGCTCTCAGAgtacatcagagaattcatacaggggagaaaccatatgaatgtaatgaatgtatGAAAACATTTGCCCATAATTCAGCTCTCAGAGCACATCAGAAAATTCATACAGGGGAGAAACTCTATGAATGTAACGAATGTAGGAAAACTTTTTCACAGAAGACACATCTTAGTacacatcagagaattcacacaggggagaaaccttatgaatgtagCGAGTGTGGGAAAACCTTCTCTCAGAAATCATACCTCAGTGGACATGAGAGAATTCACAAAGGGGAAAAAccttataaatgtaatgaatgtgggaaaacgTTTGTCTATAAGGCAGCCCTCATAGTCCATCAAAGAATTCACACAggtgagaaaccctatgagtGTAGTGAATGTGGGAAAACGTTCTCCCAAAGAACACACCTCTGTGCACATCAGAGAATCCACACAGgggagaaaccttatgaatgcaAGGAATGTGGGAAAACTTTCGCTGATAATTCAGCCCTCAGGgcacatcagagaattcacacagggGAGAAACCCTATGAGTGTAATCAATGTGGGAAAACTTTCTCCAAGACATCACACCTCCGGGCACATCTGAGGACTCAAACaggggagaaaccctatgaatgtaatgaatgtgggaaaactTTCTCCCAGAAGTCGTATGTTATTgcacatcagagaattcatacgggggagaaaccctatgaatgtaataTATGCGGGAAACCTTTTGCCCATAATTCAACCCTCAGAGtacatcagagaactcacacaggTGTAAAATcctatgaatgtaatgaatgtgggaagaCTTTCTCCCAGAAGTCACACCTTAGTGCacaccagagaattcacacaggggagaaaccttatgagtgtaatgaatgtgggaaagcttttGCACAAAATTCAACTCTCAGAGTacaccagagaattcac caggagagaaaccctatgaatgtaatgaatgcaGGAAAACTTTTATCCGTAAGGCAGCTCTTAGAGTACATCACACCAGAATGCACACCAGAAAGGAAACCCTTGCATGTGGTGAATTTGGGAAGTCCTAAAGGGACTCATACCTTAATTGATAACACACAGTAA